The Chryseobacterium phocaeense genome includes the window CAAAAACGCCCAGAAACTTTATGCTAACATTCACCGAAGGATATTTCGCCGCAAGCTGGTTACAGAATTCCCTGGCGAGCATACTTCCTCTGCTGAATCCATACACATAGAAATGGTATTCCGCATTTTTATCATTCACTGTATTTTGTACAAAAATATCCGCTTTCTGCAATTTGTCATCCGAAGAATATCCTGTGGCATCGGGAGGGTTGGCACAGGTGGCCATTGCAAAATTACTGTCTTCGCCTCCGGTAACGGTTCCAATTCCTTCGATGTATATTTTATAAGTACTGTTGAATACATTGAATAATTTATAAACATTGGTCGGTGCTCCTTTGTAGCTTTCGTTATTAATTGCAGGTCTCTTATTTGGGTCCGTATTGGCATTGATTCCGTTGTTTCCGGTTCCGTCAAAAAAAATCCCGACAGATACTATAATATCGTTTTCCATCGCTGTGTTGCTTTAATCATTAAAGTTTTTTCTGCATAACCAATTCATTCTGTGATCGTGCCCAAACTTATTTTTCAAATTAACGGAAGATGAACAAGGAATACTAGCGTGAAAAATACCAAATAAAAAATTCCGTATTTCTACGGAATTACATTTTATCAAGAGAATATATATTATTGACGACAGCATAGATCACGATACCCACCGTATTTTTGGCTCCAATCTTTTCGAGGATCCGCTGGCGGTGGCTTTCCACGGTTCTGGGGCTGATGAAGAGCTTTTCCCCGATCTCGTTATTGGTAAATTCCTGGCAGATCAGTTTCACAACATCTTTTTCCCTTTCGGAAAGTTCATCATCCATTTCAAAAAGAGACTTTTTCTTGGCCGAACTGTTCATGTAGGTAAACAGCATCTGATGATCTTCGGCAGTAAAGAAAACTCCGTTTTTATAGACCATGGTAATGGCATCGATGAATGTTTTCCGGTCTGAATTCTTTGGAAGAAAGGCTGAAACTCCCAGCTTCACCATATATCCTAAAATGGAAGTTTTATAATGGGATGAGAGGATGATGATTCTGAGGTCCGGATATTTTTCTTTGAGAATTTCTACAAGTTCAAAACCGTTCATAGGCTGCATCTGTACGTCTACCAAAGCGATATGCGGAAATTCATTTGCGGAAAGGCTTCCCAGTTTTTCAATAAAATCCGGGCCGTTATTGGAAGTAAGGCATACGGATATATTTTTTTCGTTTGAAAGCAGCATTTTCACCCCTTCAAGGATCAGCTGTTCATCATCAATTAATGCTATTTTGATTTGGTGGTTCATGGTTTCCGGGAATTAAAATTATTAATCGGCTTCCTTTATTTAAGACGCTTTTCCACTTGTGGGTGGCATTCATGGATTTTATTCTGGATTCGATATTTTTGATCCCCATTCCTTTTTTCACGAGATCATAGTCAAATCCTTGTCCGTTATCAGAAATAATGACCGCCATATGTTGGGGATAGTCCTTGATGTAGATCCAAAGATCCGTAGCTGTGGAATGCTTGATCACATTGGTGGTAAATTCCTGAATAATGCGGTACAGCTGCACTTCTACAAAGATATCTTTTTTCTCAAAGCCTGGCATTACCTGCATGGAGATATTGATCTTGTGGGAAAGATTCGCGATCAGCTCTTCCACATACAACACAAAGCCCACGGACTCAAGGTTGACAGGATACAATGAATGGGAAATACTTCGGGCGGCATCAATAAGGGATGACATCTGGCTGTAAATATTCTTCTTGATCACCTCATCACCTTTGGTATCCAGATTATTCAGCCA containing:
- a CDS encoding response regulator transcription factor, producing the protein MNHQIKIALIDDEQLILEGVKMLLSNEKNISVCLTSNNGPDFIEKLGSLSANEFPHIALVDVQMQPMNGFELVEILKEKYPDLRIIILSSHYKTSILGYMVKLGVSAFLPKNSDRKTFIDAITMVYKNGVFFTAEDHQMLFTYMNSSAKKKSLFEMDDELSEREKDVVKLICQEFTNNEIGEKLFISPRTVESHRQRILEKIGAKNTVGIVIYAVVNNIYSLDKM
- a CDS encoding sensor histidine kinase is translated as MLENIKAQEEERKRIAVMIHDDIGNRLNILSLWLNNLDTKGDEVIKKNIYSQMSSLIDAARSISHSLYPVNLESVGFVLYVEELIANLSHKINISMQVMPGFEKKDIFVEVQLYRIIQEFTTNVIKHSTATDLWIYIKDYPQHMAVIISDNGQGFDYDLVKKGMGIKNIESRIKSMNATHKWKSVLNKGSRLIILIPGNHEPPNQNSIN